One window from the genome of Phycisphaerales bacterium encodes:
- a CDS encoding c-type cytochrome, whose translation MQSLGKTIFFSLLLLASTATAQQGDRAGEMQGALPSNLVLPPAQVLTPEQARAGLVVPDGYRVELVASEPLIGDPVIARFGADGRLWVVEMHGYMSDIDGGDEFLPTGQIGILEDTTGDGCMDTRTTFLDELVLPRAILPMYDGALVLSPPDLLFCRDVDSDGIADETMTLLTGFGGLDSPEHAANGLLRGLDNWIYLSQHPIRLRFDGKQIEIEPTRGYGQWGIAQDDFGRLYYAPNSNPLLMDLVAPHYAARNPRQDHFAGIYVPISPDKRVYPIHKTPGVNRGYQPGVLTTEGKLSHFTAACSPLIYRGHALPKDLRGNALICEPAGNLIKRKSIAEDGSQPRADDVYEKREFLASADERFRPVHLFEGTDGNVYVVDMYRGIIQHRIFMTTFLRKQILARKLDRNVGLGRIYRISKDDAIYESPLDLTSLTNQQLVLMLRDPNGCRRDFAQQQLVERRAIEIADLLHDLVREPDASLSRLHALWTLEALGKINRDDVLVALSDSDIQSRVHGLRLAEKFLGDEEIDSAVIDCSVDSEISVRVQAVLTLGYGKHESQLLALVSSLHRDGNEPRVVSASIAGLQGRESLVLSEISMSDEWKEDCSSHRRAADLLAQSMLSGSPQERRQCCELAMKASFHRPWLSQVLWNAVAAAQRLGTEQSRMLRLDVAPVDWKDFVTQSVDQPHLDKVKKIDARLTWPSRTGEEPPQWQWTVADQRRFEWGRQLYTVCVGCHQADGQGMPHMYPPLRGSPWVTGSVTVLAQILLHGLEGSLEMNGMVFDQTMPASPLGSDAEIAAIMTYVRRAWGNDSSPVTAAQVSGVRALHINRNRPWATDEIAPR comes from the coding sequence ATGCAGTCTCTTGGAAAGACTATCTTTTTTAGTTTGCTGCTATTAGCAAGTACTGCAACGGCGCAACAGGGTGATAGGGCAGGCGAAATGCAAGGCGCACTCCCTTCGAATCTGGTGTTACCTCCCGCTCAGGTGCTTACTCCCGAGCAAGCCAGGGCCGGCCTTGTGGTACCAGATGGATATCGAGTTGAATTGGTTGCGAGTGAACCACTTATTGGCGATCCAGTCATCGCGCGATTTGGTGCAGATGGACGACTGTGGGTTGTCGAAATGCATGGCTATATGTCAGATATTGATGGCGGGGATGAGTTTCTTCCAACGGGGCAAATTGGGATTCTCGAAGATACCACCGGTGATGGTTGTATGGATACTCGTACGACGTTCTTAGACGAGTTGGTGTTGCCAAGAGCGATTTTGCCGATGTATGACGGCGCTCTTGTTTTGTCGCCTCCTGATCTACTGTTCTGCCGAGATGTGGATTCAGATGGTATTGCTGATGAAACGATGACCCTTCTGACAGGCTTTGGCGGACTCGATAGCCCCGAACACGCCGCAAATGGGCTGCTCCGAGGTCTCGACAATTGGATCTATCTATCACAACATCCTATTCGCCTACGTTTTGATGGTAAGCAAATAGAAATTGAGCCCACGCGCGGTTATGGACAATGGGGGATTGCGCAAGATGATTTCGGGCGTTTGTACTACGCGCCGAACAGCAATCCACTGCTCATGGATCTTGTTGCGCCACATTATGCAGCACGAAACCCAAGGCAAGACCATTTTGCAGGCATCTATGTTCCAATTAGTCCAGATAAACGTGTTTATCCAATTCATAAGACGCCAGGTGTTAACCGCGGATACCAACCAGGCGTCCTTACGACAGAAGGTAAGTTGTCTCATTTTACTGCTGCTTGTTCCCCTTTGATTTATAGGGGTCATGCGCTACCTAAAGATTTGCGGGGTAATGCGCTCATCTGTGAGCCGGCAGGAAATCTTATAAAGCGAAAGTCAATTGCCGAAGATGGCAGTCAACCCAGAGCAGATGATGTTTACGAGAAGAGGGAATTTCTAGCTTCGGCTGATGAGCGATTTAGGCCCGTGCATCTTTTTGAAGGGACTGATGGCAACGTCTATGTGGTGGACATGTATAGAGGCATTATTCAGCACCGTATTTTCATGACCACATTTCTTCGCAAGCAGATTCTGGCGAGAAAGTTGGATCGCAACGTTGGCCTCGGTCGCATCTATCGAATTTCTAAAGACGATGCAATTTATGAATCGCCTCTGGATTTGACATCGCTCACAAATCAGCAGCTTGTCTTAATGCTTCGAGATCCCAATGGATGCAGGCGAGACTTTGCTCAGCAGCAGCTTGTCGAGCGTCGCGCAATTGAGATTGCTGATTTGCTTCATGATCTCGTAAGGGAGCCGGATGCCTCGCTGTCTCGTCTTCATGCGCTCTGGACCCTGGAAGCGTTGGGCAAAATCAATCGTGACGATGTCTTGGTAGCACTCTCAGATAGCGATATACAATCTCGTGTACATGGACTGCGTTTGGCTGAAAAGTTTCTTGGTGACGAGGAGATTGATTCGGCTGTTATTGATTGTAGCGTTGACTCAGAGATATCTGTCCGTGTTCAAGCGGTGCTTACATTAGGCTACGGCAAACACGAATCTCAACTGCTTGCTTTGGTTTCAAGTTTGCATAGAGACGGAAATGAGCCCCGTGTCGTGAGTGCTTCTATCGCAGGGCTTCAAGGCCGCGAATCATTGGTGCTCAGTGAAATATCAATGTCCGATGAGTGGAAAGAGGATTGTTCATCACATCGCCGCGCCGCAGATCTCCTGGCTCAATCAATGTTATCTGGTTCGCCGCAGGAGCGCCGTCAATGCTGTGAGTTAGCGATGAAAGCGTCGTTTCATCGGCCATGGTTAAGTCAGGTTCTCTGGAACGCAGTTGCGGCAGCACAGCGACTCGGCACAGAACAATCACGAATGCTCAGACTCGACGTGGCGCCTGTAGATTGGAAGGACTTTGTTACTCAGTCAGTAGATCAGCCTCATCTGGACAAGGTCAAGAAAATTGATGCGAGGTTGACTTGGCCGTCGCGCACTGGCGAAGAGCCGCCTCAATGGCAGTGGACTGTCGCTGATCAGCGCCGTTTTGAATGGGGGCGCCAACTCTATACCGTTTGTGTTGGATGTCATCAGGCAGATGGTCAGGGCATGCCCCATATGTATCCACCACTTCGTGGGTCGCCCTGGGTGACCGGTTCGGTCACCGTTCTTGCTCAGATATTATTGCATGGACTAGAAGGGTCGCTGGAAATGAATGGCATGGTGTTTGACCAAACAATGCCAGCAAGCCCATTAGGAAGTGATGCTGAAATTGCTGCGATCATGACCTATGTTCGTCGTGCTTGGGGTAATGATTCATCACCTGTAACGGCCGCACAAGTTTCTGGTGTTCGGGCGCTCCATATAAATCGAAATAGACCTTGGGCAACAGATGAGATTGCCCCGAGATAG
- a CDS encoding DUF1080 domain-containing protein, producing the protein MHILPRFKTVIAGLFLLMSLPVYADSAGYEKLFSDGSLEGWKRVGPAHFEMNGHVLHGWGSFDRNSFLVSAQQYRDFDLKLDVRIEQESNSGIQIRSHVVDDRLVGYQLEIDGSKRSWSGGLYHEGGVGWLQSLENNSQGRSAFKVGQWNKYRIQALGPRIRCWVNDVLCADYIDRRDRIGHIAFQVHSGDCQVWWRDAQIRILAEPQSATLKQAQHDLLETPVPGNAQSLFDGSSLSRWGHGDEKPARWKIEDGAMEVMPGTGSLLTREALGGGVLFLEFCVPNTTTNRQGQDRGNSGVYLQGRYEVQVLDSAGLACASNRCGGIYGVAAPAVNMALPPGQWQTYLIEFTPPVYDETGTKKEMAELTVYHNGVRIHDDVSIETNTGAGHQEGPGPAPLLLQDHGHPVQFRNIWFVPDIKVPKPVRS; encoded by the coding sequence ATGCACATATTACCTAGATTTAAAACAGTGATTGCTGGGCTCTTCCTACTGATGTCCTTGCCAGTTTACGCTGACTCAGCAGGCTATGAAAAGCTATTTTCAGACGGGTCACTGGAAGGCTGGAAACGAGTTGGTCCAGCCCATTTTGAAATGAATGGTCATGTGTTACATGGATGGGGTAGCTTTGATCGCAATAGTTTCTTAGTGAGTGCTCAGCAGTACAGAGACTTTGATCTCAAGCTTGATGTCAGGATCGAGCAGGAGAGTAATTCAGGTATTCAGATTCGCAGTCACGTGGTTGATGACCGCCTTGTGGGTTATCAGCTGGAGATTGATGGCTCCAAACGATCTTGGTCTGGTGGCCTCTATCATGAGGGTGGTGTCGGCTGGTTGCAATCATTGGAGAACAATTCCCAGGGTCGCAGCGCCTTTAAGGTAGGGCAATGGAATAAGTATCGTATTCAAGCACTGGGGCCACGCATTCGCTGTTGGGTCAATGATGTGTTGTGCGCGGACTATATCGACAGGCGTGATCGGATTGGGCATATTGCATTTCAGGTTCATAGCGGTGATTGCCAAGTGTGGTGGCGAGATGCTCAGATCCGGATTCTGGCAGAGCCTCAATCTGCCACCCTCAAACAGGCCCAGCATGATTTGCTTGAGACACCGGTGCCCGGCAATGCGCAATCACTCTTTGATGGTTCATCACTCTCAAGGTGGGGCCATGGAGATGAAAAGCCTGCTCGTTGGAAAATCGAGGATGGTGCCATGGAGGTGATGCCGGGTACAGGATCTCTGCTCACCAGAGAGGCATTGGGTGGCGGCGTTCTTTTTCTGGAGTTCTGCGTGCCCAATACTACCACCAACCGTCAAGGTCAGGATCGCGGCAACAGCGGTGTTTACTTGCAAGGGAGATACGAAGTGCAGGTGCTCGACTCGGCAGGGTTGGCGTGCGCTTCAAATCGATGTGGAGGCATCTACGGAGTCGCTGCACCAGCTGTGAATATGGCATTGCCGCCGGGTCAATGGCAGACCTACCTCATTGAATTTACACCACCGGTGTATGACGAAACTGGTACTAAAAAAGAAATGGCTGAGCTCACGGTGTATCACAATGGTGTTCGAATCCATGATGATGTTTCAATTGAAACAAACACCGGCGCTGGCCATCAAGAGGGGCCGGGCCCCGCTCCCTTGTTATTACAAGATCATGGTCACCCCGTACAGTTCAGAAATATCTGGTTTGTACCTGATATTAAAGTGCCGAAGCCAGTTCGTTCATGA
- a CDS encoding methyltransferase domain-containing protein, whose amino-acid sequence MLAAIPRQIFPFTITIIILTGYCAGADQDAQTPPVPTSPIEGDETHYTTCPASPDGIGKVYMGREISQVMGHLGAQWLERPERQQEERTDLLVQMLELKPDHVVADIGAGSGYFTMPLAKNVSNGKVLAVDIQPEMLKMLKQRSQDLGITNVTPVLGTITDPNLPDSSVDLVLMVDAYHEFSNPREMMDAIVTGLKPGGRVVLVEFRAEDPKVMIKRLHKMTEAQVRLEMDAVGLEWIATKHDLPQQHVLIFKKPEPTKTTAEPEEKTSP is encoded by the coding sequence ATGCTTGCAGCAATACCCCGTCAGATTTTTCCATTCACAATCACCATTATTATCCTGACAGGGTACTGCGCAGGGGCTGATCAAGATGCTCAAACGCCACCAGTACCGACCTCACCGATAGAAGGCGATGAAACCCACTACACGACATGCCCAGCCTCCCCTGATGGAATCGGAAAGGTCTACATGGGCCGAGAGATTAGCCAAGTCATGGGCCACCTTGGTGCCCAATGGCTAGAACGCCCAGAGCGGCAACAGGAAGAGCGAACTGATCTACTTGTCCAAATGCTTGAACTCAAGCCAGATCATGTTGTTGCCGACATCGGCGCCGGATCTGGTTACTTCACCATGCCCCTGGCAAAAAATGTCTCCAATGGAAAAGTGCTCGCCGTTGACATTCAACCAGAGATGCTGAAAATGCTAAAGCAAAGAAGCCAGGATTTAGGAATCACGAATGTCACACCGGTTCTAGGAACCATCACCGACCCAAATTTACCTGACTCTTCTGTCGATTTAGTTCTGATGGTTGATGCTTACCACGAGTTTTCGAATCCACGTGAGATGATGGATGCAATTGTCACCGGACTCAAACCTGGGGGGCGGGTGGTTTTGGTCGAATTCAGAGCCGAAGACCCTAAAGTCATGATTAAGCGATTACATAAGATGACCGAAGCTCAGGTACGACTTGAGATGGATGCAGTTGGCCTGGAATGGATAGCCACCAAACATGATCTCCCACAGCAACATGTTTTGATTTTCAAAAAACCTGAACCAACCAAGACAACAGCTGAACCAGAAGAGAAGACCAGCCCGTAG
- a CDS encoding GrpB family protein has protein sequence MIDEQRWNVLGAPLGSVGLVAHQTSWADLFAEEAQRIREGCQPYVLETEHIGSTAIPDLSAEPILDIMPGIEELDHAREVIPLMKTLGYACHGEQGIPGRRFFSRKIEGQVVAHAHLFVIGNDAWNQHIAFRELLLAEGEVVSSYEQCKQALAQSHPSDRKSYAAGKVEFFRSVEIETF, from the coding sequence ATGATAGATGAACAACGCTGGAATGTACTTGGAGCTCCTTTAGGGAGCGTGGGTTTAGTGGCTCATCAAACGAGCTGGGCAGATCTCTTTGCGGAAGAGGCGCAAAGAATTCGGGAAGGATGTCAGCCTTATGTTCTCGAAACAGAACATATCGGCAGCACTGCAATACCAGATTTATCAGCAGAGCCAATTCTCGACATCATGCCAGGCATTGAAGAGTTAGATCATGCGCGTGAGGTCATTCCTCTCATGAAGACGCTTGGATATGCTTGCCATGGCGAGCAGGGGATACCTGGAAGGCGATTCTTCTCCCGCAAAATTGAAGGGCAAGTGGTGGCGCACGCCCATCTATTTGTTATTGGAAATGATGCTTGGAATCAGCACATCGCTTTTCGTGAGCTCTTATTAGCTGAAGGTGAAGTTGTTAGTTCTTATGAGCAGTGCAAACAAGCACTCGCGCAAAGTCATCCATCAGATCGAAAGAGCTATGCAGCAGGCAAGGTTGAATTTTTTAGATCAGTCGAAATAGAGACGTTTTAG
- a CDS encoding plastocyanin/azurin family copper-binding protein, translated as MSQCLIRCWFILGLSITAFGQCVWAGDPNVVEEPKFLTPQQSIDKFILADGYEINLYASEVDFPLRNPMAMAFDAQGRLWVSNAPTYPHLLPGEPPNDSVIILSDTDNDGRADASTTFLDGLYIPTGFAIRGDGAYIVDQPNLIYAEDINGDGIADTREIVLHGFGSEDSHHSMSAFEWGPGGAFYFNEGTFHHSQVETPYGPKRVKYGAVFRFDPRSHRFEVFSSYPYANPWGHVFDAWGQNIVSDASNGANYTGAQVSSNYDYPRAGQEVYSGGTPVQSFTPGGRRPTSGTEIIHSSHFPEEIQGRFLINQCIGFHGVRWYRIFDDGSGFGSESMPQELLRSTDVNFRPVDMMLGPDGALYVLDYHNPIVGHMQYSMRDERRDHAHGRIWRVTHRDGLILEPPQIVGESNESLLSLLESYESRTRYHARLELQRRDPADVLPALEAWIASADPADPGYEHRLLEGLWVYQGLGQVNQPLLEKLLQAEDPRARAASTRVLRHTLPDIDEPLKLLRQQVHDDDQRVRLEAVLACGFVPSSDAANVALMSTKRPMDRAFEYVLDRTIAVLGKYGEPSGPIPVDFMLKRLGTKDLLEEELDEYVAYELLTRGADVSSAKREAALSHLAELNGNSRDEELLDTLAILDDKQLGRDELGKMLVQLEPSQLQAQQPRLESMAKRSDDPTLASIATAALVLSSGSAHEIWHASGAGDGPSRDVVLASLDHISDERIRASLAPAVTASLPGVRTADQCIAGRFVRVEIPGPATLTLPEVEVFSGTKNVAIGGKASQSTEAHGGTADLAIDGDTNGIFSAGTSSHTIEGQQDPWWEVDLGKSVPIDSVRVWNRTEPPYGQRLSEFRIRILDESRSEVWAASNMPAPSLNANILIPGGQLKGESLSAIAALPRVTDPENAVGQLVPLTKEGNDQQIRFAAISAINEMPRSHWEAEHGHLDIKVVPIEAVRGKMIYDVRRFTVKAGQPVRIVLANNDLMEHNLLVIEPGALREIGSGGDAMSTLADGREREFVPDSEKILHVMGLAAPGESRTLEFIAPEKPGKYPYVCTVPGHWRIMNGVMTVVR; from the coding sequence ATGAGTCAATGCCTTATTCGATGTTGGTTTATTTTGGGTTTATCGATCACTGCTTTTGGGCAGTGTGTTTGGGCTGGTGATCCTAATGTTGTTGAAGAGCCTAAATTTCTAACGCCGCAGCAAAGTATTGACAAGTTCATACTTGCAGATGGTTATGAAATTAACCTCTATGCATCTGAAGTTGATTTCCCTCTGCGTAATCCAATGGCAATGGCCTTTGATGCCCAAGGACGTCTATGGGTTTCAAATGCGCCGACTTACCCACATCTATTGCCGGGTGAGCCTCCAAATGATTCGGTCATTATTTTGTCTGACACAGACAATGACGGCCGCGCTGACGCGTCAACCACTTTTTTAGACGGGCTCTATATCCCGACGGGCTTTGCTATTAGGGGAGATGGTGCTTACATCGTTGATCAGCCAAATCTGATCTATGCCGAAGATATTAATGGAGATGGGATAGCGGATACGCGAGAAATCGTGCTCCATGGTTTTGGTTCTGAAGATAGCCACCATTCGATGTCGGCGTTCGAGTGGGGACCGGGCGGGGCCTTTTACTTTAATGAAGGTACGTTTCACCACTCACAAGTGGAGACACCGTATGGGCCCAAGCGTGTGAAGTATGGGGCGGTCTTTCGATTTGATCCTCGTTCCCATCGATTCGAGGTTTTCTCAAGCTATCCCTATGCGAATCCTTGGGGTCACGTCTTTGATGCATGGGGTCAGAATATTGTTTCGGATGCTTCCAATGGTGCAAACTACACAGGCGCCCAGGTTTCCAGTAACTACGACTACCCTCGAGCAGGGCAAGAAGTCTATTCGGGCGGGACGCCTGTTCAGTCCTTTACGCCTGGTGGGCGCCGTCCAACCTCCGGCACAGAGATTATTCATTCAAGTCACTTTCCGGAAGAAATTCAGGGACGGTTTCTGATCAATCAATGTATTGGGTTCCATGGTGTGCGCTGGTACCGGATCTTTGATGATGGCTCTGGTTTTGGAAGTGAGTCGATGCCGCAAGAGCTTCTTCGCTCAACGGATGTCAACTTTCGCCCGGTCGACATGATGCTCGGTCCAGATGGTGCGTTGTATGTGCTGGACTATCACAATCCTATTGTTGGTCATATGCAGTACTCGATGCGTGATGAACGGCGTGATCATGCTCATGGTCGAATTTGGCGAGTCACGCATCGAGATGGATTGATACTTGAGCCACCTCAAATTGTTGGTGAGTCAAATGAGTCTTTACTTTCCTTGCTTGAATCGTACGAGAGTCGTACGAGATATCATGCGCGATTAGAATTGCAGCGCCGTGATCCAGCAGACGTACTCCCAGCGTTAGAAGCTTGGATTGCATCAGCCGATCCAGCAGATCCAGGATACGAACATCGCCTTTTAGAAGGTCTATGGGTTTATCAGGGGCTTGGTCAAGTCAATCAGCCGCTGCTGGAGAAACTTCTGCAAGCGGAGGATCCTCGAGCTCGCGCCGCATCAACGCGAGTGCTGAGGCATACGTTGCCTGATATCGACGAACCGTTGAAGCTGTTGCGTCAACAAGTACATGATGATGATCAGCGGGTGCGTTTAGAAGCAGTGCTGGCATGTGGCTTTGTGCCGTCAAGTGATGCAGCTAATGTTGCTCTGATGTCGACGAAGCGGCCAATGGATAGGGCCTTTGAGTACGTGCTAGACAGAACGATCGCGGTGCTTGGTAAATATGGCGAGCCTTCTGGACCCATTCCGGTTGACTTCATGCTGAAACGTTTGGGCACAAAAGATCTCTTGGAAGAAGAGCTTGATGAGTACGTTGCTTATGAGCTATTGACCCGTGGTGCTGATGTAAGTTCAGCGAAGCGAGAAGCGGCGCTCAGCCATCTTGCTGAACTCAACGGCAATAGCCGTGATGAAGAACTGCTTGATACCCTTGCAATTCTTGATGATAAACAGCTTGGTCGAGACGAATTGGGCAAAATGCTTGTGCAGCTTGAGCCTTCGCAGCTGCAAGCTCAACAGCCCCGCTTAGAGTCGATGGCAAAGCGAAGTGATGACCCAACTCTTGCGTCAATAGCAACGGCGGCCCTAGTTCTATCGTCGGGTTCAGCGCATGAAATTTGGCACGCTTCTGGCGCAGGTGATGGGCCATCGAGGGATGTTGTCTTGGCGAGCCTTGATCACATTTCTGATGAGAGGATTCGAGCCTCATTGGCGCCGGCGGTGACAGCATCGCTGCCGGGCGTTCGAACGGCTGATCAGTGTATTGCGGGCCGTTTCGTGCGTGTGGAGATTCCTGGTCCAGCCACCCTGACCTTGCCTGAAGTCGAGGTCTTCTCGGGAACAAAAAATGTAGCTATCGGTGGTAAGGCTTCGCAATCAACAGAGGCGCACGGTGGAACGGCAGATCTTGCTATTGATGGAGATACGAATGGTATCTTTTCAGCCGGAACCTCATCGCACACGATTGAAGGTCAGCAAGATCCTTGGTGGGAAGTTGATTTAGGAAAGTCTGTCCCCATCGACTCTGTACGCGTTTGGAATCGTACTGAGCCACCTTATGGGCAGCGACTCAGTGAGTTTCGAATTCGGATTCTTGACGAGAGCCGAAGTGAGGTTTGGGCGGCGAGCAACATGCCCGCTCCATCGCTCAATGCCAATATCTTGATTCCGGGTGGTCAGTTAAAGGGTGAATCTCTTTCTGCAATTGCGGCGCTCCCCAGGGTGACGGATCCTGAAAATGCGGTTGGCCAACTCGTGCCTTTAACGAAAGAGGGCAACGATCAGCAGATCCGCTTTGCCGCTATCAGCGCTATCAATGAGATGCCTCGGTCTCATTGGGAAGCTGAGCATGGTCATCTTGACATTAAGGTGGTCCCAATTGAGGCGGTTCGTGGGAAGATGATTTATGACGTGCGGCGATTTACCGTGAAGGCTGGCCAGCCTGTTCGAATTGTGTTGGCCAATAATGATCTGATGGAGCACAATCTTCTGGTCATTGAGCCAGGCGCCCTGCGTGAGATCGGTAGTGGTGGCGATGCGATGAGCACACTCGCTGACGGTCGAGAACGGGAGTTTGTCCCTGATTCAGAGAAAATATTGCATGTAATGGGGCTGGCGGCACCAGGGGAGTCAAGGACGCTTGAGTTTATTGCTCCTGAAAAACCGGGAAAATACCCCTATGTCTGTACGGTGCCGGGGCACTGGCGGATCATGAATGGCGTCATGACGGTGGTTCGTTAG
- a CDS encoding SGNH/GDSL hydrolase family protein produces the protein MFHRSIFSTMILGMASCLPFAAADVVEPGDRVVVLGNTFAERMGHYGYLETMLQTTRPKDNISLRNMGWSGDELTLQPRPLNFGTMQEHLAANKTDVIIACFGMNESFQGAEELDQFERDLAVYIDGHQSQQYNTEASPRLVLVSPIAHEDLGGSLPDPTAHNHDLELYTASMNKVAKKKGVVFIDLYAPTYAHMTELGSKPLTINGIHLNDEGYRFVSQHLANALGLMPADVPPLSPWNLNPQAELLRQAIIHKNRQFFYRWRPVNTEYVYGRRKAPFGVESFPPEMQKQDQLILEADQRIWAMPKVDPKNMLIEGSSQGSP, from the coding sequence ATGTTCCACCGCAGCATTTTCTCAACGATGATTTTAGGGATGGCATCATGTTTGCCGTTTGCTGCTGCAGATGTGGTTGAGCCAGGAGATCGGGTTGTCGTTCTCGGTAATACCTTTGCGGAGCGCATGGGGCATTACGGTTACCTTGAGACGATGCTTCAAACAACGAGGCCAAAAGACAATATCTCGCTACGGAATATGGGATGGAGTGGAGATGAACTGACGCTCCAACCCCGTCCACTCAATTTTGGCACCATGCAGGAACACCTTGCGGCAAACAAAACGGACGTGATCATCGCGTGTTTTGGAATGAATGAGTCATTTCAGGGCGCTGAAGAGCTGGATCAATTCGAGCGTGATCTTGCTGTGTATATCGATGGTCATCAAAGCCAACAGTACAACACAGAGGCGTCGCCTCGTCTGGTTCTGGTTTCACCGATTGCTCACGAAGACTTGGGCGGTTCATTGCCTGATCCGACTGCGCACAATCATGATCTTGAGTTGTACACGGCTTCTATGAATAAAGTTGCCAAGAAAAAGGGCGTTGTTTTTATTGATCTTTATGCGCCTACGTATGCACATATGACTGAATTGGGGAGCAAGCCGCTGACGATCAATGGCATTCATCTCAATGATGAGGGCTATCGATTTGTGAGCCAGCATTTGGCCAATGCCCTGGGTCTAATGCCCGCTGATGTGCCGCCTTTGAGTCCCTGGAATCTGAATCCACAAGCAGAGTTGTTGCGGCAAGCAATCATTCACAAGAACAGACAGTTCTTCTATCGCTGGCGACCTGTCAATACGGAATATGTTTATGGTCGGCGGAAGGCCCCTTTTGGTGTTGAGTCTTTTCCCCCTGAAATGCAAAAGCAAGATCAACTCATTTTAGAAGCGGACCAGCGCATCTGGGCCATGCCCAAGGTTGATCCCAAGAACATGCTCATTGAGGGCAGTAGCCAGGGGTCGCCATGA
- a CDS encoding alpha/beta hydrolase produces MVDEAEVNGVRVTYEIRGQGPPLLLLHGFGVDRRMWQPQVTALGASYTLILCDMPGFGASEDPPETKTYTSSDMVALVGHLGFNQVHLCGLSYGGAVALEMAIEHPALIATLTLASSGIGGYEFSKEYIAQLKVSEDRARAGELKAAQKNWLGSPLFKYVSNNPHWRAALTEMVEDYRGWHWRHGFKRLNLQSIKHLEDVECPTLVVVGALDEPDFRAIAECLVERIPNVALMAIQETGHMLNFEQAEAFNGRLLEFLGHHPLIEVD; encoded by the coding sequence GTGGTGGATGAGGCTGAGGTTAACGGTGTCAGGGTGACCTATGAAATACGAGGTCAAGGTCCACCGCTATTGCTCTTGCATGGATTTGGTGTAGACCGTCGGATGTGGCAGCCTCAAGTCACCGCTCTGGGTGCCAGTTATACGCTCATACTTTGTGATATGCCGGGCTTTGGTGCATCTGAAGATCCTCCTGAAACAAAAACCTATACGTCTTCAGATATGGTCGCACTTGTTGGACACTTGGGTTTCAATCAAGTGCATTTATGCGGTCTCTCGTATGGAGGCGCCGTTGCTCTTGAAATGGCGATAGAACATCCTGCGCTTATTGCAACATTGACATTAGCCAGTTCAGGAATTGGTGGATATGAATTTAGCAAAGAGTACATTGCGCAACTTAAAGTTTCAGAAGACCGAGCCCGTGCGGGTGAGCTGAAGGCGGCACAAAAGAACTGGCTGGGCAGCCCGCTGTTCAAGTATGTCTCGAATAATCCACACTGGCGAGCAGCGCTCACTGAGATGGTGGAAGACTATCGTGGATGGCATTGGAGACATGGTTTTAAGCGACTGAATCTGCAATCCATCAAGCATCTCGAGGACGTCGAGTGCCCGACACTGGTGGTTGTAGGCGCCCTTGACGAGCCAGATTTTCGCGCGATCGCTGAGTGTTTGGTCGAGAGAATCCCGAATGTCGCTCTGATGGCCATTCAAGAAACGGGACATATGTTGAATTTCGAGCAAGCAGAGGCATTTAATGGCAGATTGCTTGAGTTTCTCGGACATCATCCTCTCATAGAGGTGGACTGA